One segment of Rubripirellula amarantea DNA contains the following:
- a CDS encoding type II secretion system F family protein → MNVRTHSAKSIAKGRAGNASSSGLMGLIRKLHSIEFGAKRGGDPTRIKSAQLADLLRMLLMLLENGLSLPRALQSLAADRSTRKFAHVLDRLRMTIEAGGSLSSGMERYPRTFTAMQIQQVRIGERSGALEKALARVCEQMERQVALRKRIIKKVSYPILITLAGTGLMIFMCVVVVPEFEVVYSSSGVDLPFVTQVVTAASRMVLGYGCLAFPIAIVFIVAWLAARSRPKISRKLDSFLLKIPLVGPWLRDVAILQFVEAISSMVECGYTPVDAVGVAWECVGNREVRATVESVNRSVLRGEKISSELEKHERFFPATLCQLVGVGEQSGDFPKAMRGTCEHLRERLESRIDATVGLLEPVLTISLAVAIGVMVLSIYTPMFHMFEVLE, encoded by the coding sequence ATGAACGTTCGTACTCACTCCGCCAAATCCATCGCTAAAGGCCGTGCCGGCAATGCATCGTCGAGCGGACTCATGGGCTTGATCCGCAAGCTTCACTCGATTGAGTTCGGAGCCAAACGGGGCGGCGATCCAACGCGGATCAAGTCCGCGCAGTTGGCTGACCTTCTTCGAATGTTGTTGATGTTGCTAGAAAACGGTTTGTCGTTGCCTAGGGCACTGCAATCGCTTGCCGCAGACCGGTCGACTCGCAAGTTTGCTCATGTCCTTGATCGTTTGCGTATGACGATTGAGGCAGGTGGTTCGCTGAGTTCCGGTATGGAACGATATCCGCGAACATTCACGGCAATGCAGATTCAACAAGTTCGGATCGGCGAGCGGAGCGGAGCGTTGGAAAAGGCGCTGGCACGAGTTTGTGAGCAGATGGAACGCCAAGTTGCCCTTCGCAAACGGATCATCAAGAAGGTCAGCTACCCCATTCTGATCACGTTGGCCGGTACAGGTTTGATGATCTTCATGTGCGTGGTGGTCGTACCCGAGTTCGAAGTGGTGTATTCCAGCAGTGGCGTCGATTTGCCTTTCGTCACTCAGGTTGTAACGGCCGCTAGTCGGATGGTACTGGGATATGGTTGCCTCGCATTTCCGATCGCGATCGTCTTCATTGTTGCTTGGTTGGCGGCTCGATCCCGCCCGAAAATCTCGCGTAAACTCGACAGCTTTCTGCTGAAGATTCCGCTGGTTGGTCCCTGGCTTCGCGACGTTGCAATCTTGCAATTCGTGGAAGCTATTTCATCCATGGTTGAATGCGGTTACACGCCGGTGGATGCCGTTGGCGTGGCTTGGGAATGTGTCGGCAACCGCGAAGTTCGGGCGACCGTCGAGAGCGTCAATCGCAGCGTTCTGCGGGGCGAAAAGATCAGTAGCGAACTCGAAAAACACGAGCGATTTTTCCCGGCAACACTGTGCCAATTGGTTGGCGTCGGCGAACAATCGGGAGATTTCCCCAAGGCGATGCGAGGCACGTGCGAACACCTACGCGAGCGTTTGGAATCCAGAATTGACGCGACCGTTGGCTTGCTCGAACCCGTCCTGACAATTTCACTTGCTGTTGCGATCGGCGTGATGGTGCTGTCGATCTATACCCCGATGTTCCACATGTTCGAGGTGCTCGAATGA
- a CDS encoding GspE/PulE family protein codes for MRRLGDILVEQGVLTADQMESAFSGKPREMMLGDWLVRQKLLSVAELGHALAEQFEVPYIDIDPANVNPQIARLVPEDFARSHQAAAIDICGKTMTLAMVAPDDIETIAEVELMTGYQIQPAVAMAEDVSALVGRIYDDRAVARQTIVDMKLVELQQTALEDDDPTNAILAAEQEDAPVVRLVQAILSGAVDAGASDVHLEPLKPEMRVRYRVDGELQQVMTIPNHIENSVISRIKVMADMDTTENRRPQDGHLNVFDGGKRVGFRVSGIPTVDGQKLVLRLLDEGGKTFQLENIGLTPRDHATLREIIDKPHGMFVVTGPTGSGKSTTLYAALQYLNRDDRNIVTVEDPVEFRLAGINQVQSDNEFGMGFANALKFIMRQDPDVIMVGEIRDSETATTAIQAALTGHLMISTLHTNDAVGAVQRLSDLGVDNFKIAGSLLGSVAQRLLRCVCENCKRAVPANEKLLDAIDPDGTVDRNSKFYKGDGCKKCLGSGFAGRIPIFEIMPITPEITMAIEAGVPHSKLHDLAIDAGMVELPRAGLEQALAGRTSIEEVYFKTSGDRRSSESSRNAAKRRDSDTDAA; via the coding sequence ATGCGACGACTTGGTGACATTCTTGTCGAACAAGGTGTGCTGACTGCGGACCAAATGGAGTCCGCTTTCAGTGGTAAACCGCGTGAAATGATGCTTGGCGATTGGCTCGTTCGGCAAAAGTTGCTCTCAGTCGCCGAACTCGGCCACGCGTTGGCCGAGCAGTTTGAAGTTCCTTACATCGACATTGACCCCGCCAACGTCAACCCACAAATCGCAAGACTGGTTCCCGAGGATTTTGCTCGGTCTCATCAAGCTGCGGCCATCGATATTTGCGGTAAGACCATGACTTTGGCGATGGTAGCGCCGGACGATATTGAAACCATCGCAGAAGTTGAACTCATGACGGGTTATCAAATTCAGCCTGCTGTTGCGATGGCTGAAGATGTCAGTGCGTTGGTCGGCCGAATCTACGACGATCGAGCGGTTGCGAGACAAACGATTGTCGATATGAAATTGGTGGAATTGCAACAAACGGCTCTCGAAGACGATGACCCCACCAATGCGATTTTGGCCGCCGAACAAGAAGATGCACCGGTCGTACGGTTGGTCCAAGCGATCCTATCCGGAGCTGTCGATGCAGGTGCTAGCGATGTTCACTTGGAACCGCTGAAACCCGAAATGCGTGTTCGATATCGCGTTGACGGCGAACTACAGCAAGTGATGACAATCCCTAATCACATTGAAAACTCGGTGATCAGCCGTATCAAAGTCATGGCTGATATGGACACCACTGAAAACCGTAGACCTCAAGACGGGCACCTCAACGTGTTCGATGGTGGCAAGCGGGTCGGGTTCCGAGTCAGCGGCATTCCCACCGTTGACGGTCAAAAGTTAGTGCTTCGACTACTCGATGAAGGTGGCAAAACATTCCAACTCGAGAATATAGGCCTGACACCACGAGATCATGCGACTTTGCGCGAGATCATCGACAAACCTCACGGCATGTTTGTTGTCACGGGGCCCACCGGTAGTGGCAAAAGTACAACACTCTACGCGGCATTGCAGTACCTCAACCGTGACGACCGCAACATCGTGACCGTCGAAGATCCAGTTGAATTCCGATTGGCAGGAATCAACCAAGTGCAAAGTGACAACGAGTTTGGGATGGGATTTGCCAACGCGCTCAAGTTCATCATGCGGCAGGACCCTGATGTCATCATGGTCGGGGAAATCCGAGATTCGGAAACGGCGACAACCGCTATCCAGGCCGCGCTGACGGGACACCTGATGATCAGCACGCTGCATACCAACGATGCCGTGGGTGCCGTGCAACGTTTGAGCGACTTGGGGGTCGACAATTTTAAGATTGCGGGCTCTCTGCTGGGGAGTGTTGCCCAACGACTCCTTCGGTGTGTATGCGAGAACTGTAAGCGTGCCGTCCCAGCGAACGAAAAATTGCTTGACGCCATCGACCCGGACGGAACAGTCGACCGGAATTCAAAGTTCTACAAGGGCGACGGCTGCAAGAAGTGCCTCGGCAGCGGATTCGCGGGGCGAATTCCGATCTTCGAAATCATGCCCATCACTCCCGAAATCACGATGGCCATCGAGGCGGGCGTGCCGCACTCAAAGTTGCATGACTTGGCGATTGATGCCGGCATGGTTGAACTTCCCCGAGCCGGTCTTGAACAGGCGCTCGCAGGTCGCACTTCAATTGAGGAAGTGTATTTCAAGACTAGTGGTGATCGCCGCAGCAGCGAATCGTCGCGCAACGCAGCCAAACGACGCGACTCGGATACCGACGCTGCCTAA
- a CDS encoding response regulator codes for MNGIHREIHITSVDQSGCTGCSDDAILSYHTPFPKLNHPVIDSSRFRLLIVLAEPVLRELVSFRLELLGYEVESVSSGSEGLAAITRQSPDLLITDTKLPEGDGLEWVARLRTEVPIAELPILIFSLDPSLETVERAHHAGAQGYLITPFDPTDMEEKVEDILVNRIPKNRSKVAMPTKPR; via the coding sequence ATGAATGGGATACACCGCGAGATACACATCACTTCGGTTGACCAAAGTGGTTGTACCGGTTGTAGCGACGACGCAATCCTTTCCTATCACACGCCTTTCCCAAAGCTAAATCATCCTGTGATTGACTCTTCACGATTCCGATTGCTAATCGTCCTGGCCGAACCGGTTCTGCGCGAACTCGTTTCGTTCCGACTCGAACTTCTTGGCTACGAAGTGGAATCGGTTTCTTCAGGCTCGGAAGGCCTTGCGGCGATTACGCGACAATCGCCTGACCTTTTGATCACAGACACCAAACTTCCCGAAGGCGACGGACTCGAATGGGTGGCTCGACTTCGCACAGAAGTGCCCATCGCAGAGTTACCGATTCTGATTTTCTCGTTGGACCCGAGTCTGGAGACCGTCGAACGTGCACACCATGCCGGTGCCCAGGGCTACCTGATTACTCCATTTGATCCGACTGACATGGAGGAAAAAGTGGAAGACATCCTGGTCAATCGAATTCCCAAGAACAGATCCAAAGTTGCGATGCCCACTAAGCCTCGTTGA
- a CDS encoding GGDEF domain-containing protein codes for MPFSKPCSDACDDTVADINAEPKKSPPELRFAPLGGAAHFAVTLLVVNAMAWTFVFNPSGAIDGGALAMGTSVIILALLAHQAICRREGSGFHKNAALSGQLEAILDQMPDGLLITDQHDRIVIANDAFLRSIGMTKEDLIGRRASSLSWVHGAARETRDLPWVQASRQSTSRDQQLMRYRLPGGEERYFSINSSPVKSDDDDQQGALMTFRDVTQIENHRAELEQMLVMLRSSREEIRTKNHELRVLADIDSLTGCLNRRAFFEEFRRAWEAAQERQHPLSCLMLDVDHFKQVNDVYGHQWGDEILQLVSTILQNQFPEPSLIGRYGGEEFCVMMPGISLADAMQMCEQTRVCIASHRFWDLPELNISASFGLATLNPGVSRVEDLIRQADECLYMAKENGRNRVVSRLEYRRLAEDQADKLDPTSVR; via the coding sequence ATGCCCTTCTCGAAACCTTGCAGCGATGCATGCGACGATACCGTTGCAGACATCAATGCAGAACCTAAAAAGTCCCCACCCGAGTTGCGTTTCGCACCCCTAGGTGGTGCTGCGCATTTTGCAGTCACGCTGTTGGTGGTCAACGCGATGGCTTGGACGTTCGTTTTCAATCCAAGCGGTGCAATCGATGGCGGTGCGCTGGCGATGGGAACATCCGTGATCATCTTGGCGTTGCTTGCCCATCAAGCCATTTGCCGCCGCGAGGGGTCAGGGTTTCACAAGAACGCGGCATTGTCAGGCCAACTAGAAGCCATTTTGGATCAAATGCCAGATGGACTGCTCATTACCGACCAGCACGATCGCATCGTGATCGCAAACGATGCCTTCTTACGCAGCATCGGTATGACCAAGGAGGACCTGATCGGTCGACGGGCCAGTTCATTGTCCTGGGTCCATGGTGCCGCCCGAGAAACGCGCGATCTGCCGTGGGTGCAAGCGTCGCGTCAATCGACCTCTCGCGATCAACAACTCATGCGATACCGTCTGCCCGGCGGAGAAGAACGGTACTTCTCGATCAACTCGTCGCCTGTCAAATCAGATGACGACGACCAACAGGGAGCGTTGATGACGTTTCGTGATGTCACGCAAATCGAGAACCATCGCGCGGAACTGGAACAAATGCTGGTGATGTTGCGAAGCAGTCGCGAAGAGATACGGACGAAGAATCACGAGTTGCGAGTCTTGGCCGATATCGACTCGCTAACGGGGTGTCTGAATCGACGTGCGTTCTTTGAAGAGTTTCGTAGAGCCTGGGAAGCGGCCCAAGAACGTCAGCATCCACTTTCGTGCTTGATGCTAGACGTCGATCACTTCAAACAGGTTAACGATGTGTATGGTCACCAATGGGGCGACGAAATTTTGCAACTGGTTTCCACGATTTTGCAGAATCAGTTCCCTGAACCTTCATTGATCGGTCGTTATGGCGGTGAAGAGTTTTGCGTCATGATGCCGGGAATCAGTTTGGCGGACGCAATGCAGATGTGCGAGCAAACAAGAGTGTGCATCGCGAGCCATCGGTTTTGGGACCTTCCGGAATTAAACATCAGCGCATCGTTCGGATTGGCAACGCTGAATCCCGGCGTTAGCCGCGTAGAAGATCTGATTCGGCAAGCCGATGAGTGTCTCTACATGGCCAAGGAAAACGGTCGCAATCGAGTAGTCAGCCGACTTGAATACAGGCGTCTTGCCGAAGATCAAGCCGACAAGTTGGATCCAACATCAGTTCGGTAG
- a CDS encoding ABC transporter permease, with translation MNLLQIAWRNFCHRPLSSLLTTLSLALGVGLVVLVLSIYGIVSEAFTRNATVGYNLVVGPKGSALQLTLNSVFYLSQPIENLPYTEYMEFFDQATRADIVDRFGGDPELATRDGKYAAFVSGGFAIPLALGDYYGEFRVVGTTPEFFSELRHGSDLDQPFSFSSGRAFETDSADNGYFEAVLGSRVAKEMNVKVGELLYPTHGDPEGKGHEDAFMIVGILDATGTPNDRAAFVNLEGFYLMEGHAKPIEEGATVVPGKQASSDKEGPIPLSIPEREVTSILVRNGNIMFAPGMQNMINESLRAQAAAPVGEINKLMSLIVGPLMQALLGITLITCFVAAVGILVAIYNSMNDRRRDIAVMRALGARRDTVTTIIVLESMLVAVIGGITGWLLAHAAIALYSGQIEDQTGIQVGFFSTSSNEIWILPVVAVLALIAAILPAISAYRTDVGSNLSA, from the coding sequence ATGAACCTTCTTCAGATTGCATGGCGAAACTTTTGCCACCGTCCACTCTCGAGTCTATTGACCACGCTGTCACTAGCGCTCGGCGTCGGCCTAGTTGTCTTGGTGCTTTCGATCTACGGCATTGTCAGCGAAGCCTTCACCCGAAACGCTACGGTGGGATACAACTTGGTCGTTGGGCCAAAGGGAAGCGCACTGCAACTAACGCTCAACAGCGTCTTCTACTTGAGCCAACCGATCGAAAATCTCCCGTATACCGAATACATGGAGTTTTTCGACCAAGCGACACGAGCGGATATAGTTGATCGTTTCGGAGGCGACCCTGAACTGGCTACCCGTGACGGCAAGTACGCGGCTTTTGTGAGCGGTGGCTTCGCTATCCCACTTGCTCTTGGCGACTATTACGGCGAGTTCCGCGTGGTTGGCACGACGCCGGAATTTTTCAGTGAGCTTCGTCATGGAAGTGATCTCGATCAACCATTCTCGTTTTCTAGTGGACGAGCATTCGAAACCGACTCCGCCGACAATGGTTACTTCGAAGCCGTTCTTGGTAGCCGCGTCGCCAAAGAAATGAACGTCAAAGTCGGCGAACTGCTGTACCCGACTCATGGAGATCCCGAAGGCAAAGGCCATGAAGACGCGTTCATGATCGTGGGAATTCTCGATGCGACGGGAACTCCCAATGACCGTGCCGCGTTCGTCAACCTGGAAGGCTTCTACTTGATGGAAGGTCATGCCAAACCGATCGAAGAAGGCGCGACCGTAGTGCCCGGAAAACAAGCGTCTAGCGACAAAGAAGGCCCGATTCCGCTTTCCATTCCCGAACGAGAGGTCACCTCCATCCTAGTTCGCAACGGCAATATCATGTTCGCGCCGGGCATGCAAAACATGATTAACGAGAGCTTGCGGGCTCAAGCCGCGGCCCCGGTCGGAGAGATCAATAAGTTGATGAGCTTAATCGTAGGACCGTTGATGCAGGCCTTGCTTGGTATAACGCTAATCACATGCTTCGTTGCTGCGGTGGGGATCCTCGTGGCGATCTACAACTCGATGAATGACCGCCGAAGAGACATTGCAGTGATGCGAGCTTTGGGCGCTCGTCGCGATACCGTCACAACGATCATCGTACTAGAAAGCATGTTGGTGGCTGTGATTGGTGGCATTACCGGATGGTTATTAGCTCACGCTGCAATCGCACTTTACAGCGGTCAAATCGAGGACCAGACGGGGATTCAAGTTGGTTTCTTTAGTACGAGCAGCAACGAAATTTGGATCTTACCAGTCGTTGCCGTGTTGGCATTGATTGCCGCAATCTTGCCTGCGATCTCGGCCTACCGAACTGATGTTGGATCCAACTTGTCGGCTTGA
- a CDS encoding ABC transporter ATP-binding protein, with amino-acid sequence MSDSSKDANRLTVLDIPHFEIGEAEQVALIGQSGGGKTTLLHLLAGLLKPDSGQIRVAGTELTKLSEQGRDRFRAAVIGYVFQTFNLLPAFTAIENVKLGMTFGQGSPDQKRAYDLLDRVGLADRAGYLPSQMSVGQQQRVAIARSLAGKPKLLLADEPTANVDPASAKTVLDLIRTSCRDENISLLIVTHDMNVANQFDRVEELDSINRALSQV; translated from the coding sequence ATGTCCGATTCCAGTAAGGATGCCAATCGCCTTACGGTGCTCGACATTCCTCATTTTGAAATCGGTGAAGCTGAACAGGTGGCGTTGATTGGCCAGAGTGGCGGAGGCAAGACAACGCTGCTGCATCTTTTAGCTGGACTGCTCAAACCCGACAGCGGTCAAATCCGCGTCGCAGGAACAGAGCTCACCAAACTTAGCGAACAAGGACGAGACCGTTTTCGCGCTGCCGTGATCGGCTACGTGTTCCAAACCTTTAATCTGTTGCCAGCGTTCACAGCGATTGAAAACGTCAAGTTGGGAATGACGTTCGGGCAGGGCAGTCCCGACCAGAAACGAGCTTACGATTTACTTGATCGCGTGGGCTTGGCTGATCGCGCTGGTTATTTGCCAAGTCAAATGAGCGTTGGACAACAACAACGCGTTGCCATCGCTCGTTCGCTTGCGGGGAAACCCAAACTGTTGCTCGCTGATGAACCAACCGCCAATGTTGACCCCGCCAGCGCCAAGACGGTGCTGGACCTCATCCGAACATCGTGCCGCGACGAAAACATTTCTTTATTGATCGTGACGCACGACATGAACGTGGCAAACCAGTTTGATCGTGTCGAGGAACTGGATTCCATCAATCGAGCGCTCAGTCAGGTTTGA
- the smpB gene encoding SsrA-binding protein SmpB: MAKNKKSKGSVSKSGGGKAGGNKKSGPEFTIVAENRKARHRYEILDQVECGLMLMGSEVKAMREGKLSLDEAYIRVNNNELWLIGCDISHYRNAGMWNHDPRRPRKLLVHSREFDAFAGKAQERGLTLVPLRVFFNERGIAKCVMGLVKGKKLHDKRAAMKKRDSDRGLQQAMRIRKR; this comes from the coding sequence ATGGCGAAGAACAAAAAATCAAAGGGCTCCGTAAGCAAATCAGGCGGGGGAAAAGCAGGCGGAAATAAAAAGTCCGGTCCTGAATTCACCATCGTCGCTGAGAATCGCAAAGCTCGTCACCGTTACGAAATCCTTGACCAGGTTGAGTGCGGGTTGATGCTGATGGGTAGCGAGGTCAAAGCGATGCGTGAAGGCAAACTTTCTCTCGACGAAGCGTACATTCGTGTCAACAACAACGAATTGTGGTTGATTGGCTGCGATATTTCCCACTACCGAAACGCGGGAATGTGGAACCACGATCCGCGCCGACCCAGAAAGCTGCTCGTGCACTCACGTGAGTTTGATGCGTTTGCGGGAAAGGCCCAAGAACGAGGGCTGACGCTGGTACCACTGCGAGTCTTTTTTAACGAGCGAGGCATCGCTAAGTGCGTGATGGGATTGGTCAAAGGTAAGAAACTGCACGACAAACGTGCCGCGATGAAAAAGCGCGACTCCGATCGTGGACTTCAACAAGCAATGAGAATCAGAAAGCGATGA
- the lipA gene encoding lipoyl synthase → MAFRLPVVSEPEIPEGTEVSGSGRLPKWLKRPIPRSNANHLTDVLLDELKLETVCENAKCPNRMECYSQQTATFMILGNVCTRPCGFCAVHRGRPPQLPEADEPDRVAEAAARLGLKHVVITSVTRDDLPDGGAKHFHDCVVAVRERTGATTEVLTPDFVHCKDALEIVIDAFPTVFNHNMETVPRLYRRVRGPKSDYRWTLSMMKEVKRYNPAVKTKSGLMLGLGEERGELLDALADLREYDVDFLTLGQYLQPGEKYLPVVRYVPPEEFDELGEIAKSMGFTKVASGPFVRSSYHARDMAETQT, encoded by the coding sequence ATGGCTTTTCGTCTCCCCGTTGTTTCTGAACCAGAGATTCCTGAAGGCACCGAGGTCAGTGGTTCCGGCCGCTTGCCCAAATGGCTGAAGCGGCCCATCCCGCGAAGCAACGCCAACCATTTGACGGATGTTTTGCTGGACGAGCTCAAGCTTGAAACCGTTTGCGAGAACGCGAAGTGCCCCAACCGAATGGAGTGCTACAGCCAGCAAACGGCTACTTTCATGATTCTGGGAAACGTTTGCACTCGTCCTTGCGGTTTTTGTGCGGTTCATCGGGGGCGACCGCCTCAATTGCCCGAAGCGGATGAGCCGGACCGAGTGGCCGAGGCGGCGGCTCGCTTGGGGCTGAAGCATGTCGTTATCACAAGTGTGACTCGCGACGATTTGCCCGATGGCGGTGCCAAGCATTTCCACGACTGCGTGGTTGCTGTTCGTGAACGAACCGGGGCGACCACCGAGGTGCTCACGCCTGATTTTGTCCATTGCAAAGATGCATTGGAAATTGTCATCGACGCATTCCCCACCGTGTTCAACCACAACATGGAAACCGTTCCGCGTTTGTATCGTCGAGTCCGCGGTCCCAAAAGCGATTACCGTTGGACGCTTTCGATGATGAAGGAAGTCAAACGTTACAACCCAGCAGTAAAAACCAAAAGCGGTTTGATGCTGGGCTTGGGCGAAGAGCGGGGTGAGTTGTTAGACGCACTTGCCGACCTTCGCGAATACGACGTCGACTTTCTTACTCTGGGTCAGTATTTGCAGCCGGGTGAAAAATACTTGCCCGTCGTTCGCTATGTCCCACCTGAGGAATTTGACGAGCTCGGTGAAATTGCGAAATCAATGGGCTTCACCAAAGTTGCCAGTGGTCCGTTCGTGCGAAGCAGTTATCACGCTCGAGACATGGCAGAGACGCAGACTTAG
- a CDS encoding tetratricopeptide repeat protein, with protein sequence MSNSAQSLSHAWKLHQAGQINEAEQIYRNVVSIEKRNADAWVYLGIALFDQRLFDESVAAYRKAIDIRHQFPIAWNNMGNSLRMLGRTEEADDCFETSLQQDPHYLSALKNRGTLWIWSGEIERGMHWYQRGLEVSPDHAELHRNIGVIELLRGNYERGWKEYRWRWKMPGLTRPQTNAKPWRGEALDGKSLLLYPEQGLGDAIHFVRVAHDLNRLGARVTLQCSEKLISLFSSTVESLGVDGLVIDSIAAPPTDYQASMIEVVDNLFETTKAVPYGNGLFDEGEGYLRVSDPLVQYWKRWFDEHLPRTQDKPLRVGLNWQGNPEHHADIYRSLPLDAFRDLAALPIQLVSLQFGFGSEQIESCDFASQIAELPSDVDRDDGAFTDTTAILSNLDYVVTSDTAIAHLAGATNTRSHLLLGRVPDWRWLTSGTSTPWYPSITMHRQSELGDWSDVVSSVRETLA encoded by the coding sequence ATGTCTAACTCAGCCCAATCATTAAGCCACGCATGGAAGCTGCATCAAGCAGGGCAGATCAATGAAGCGGAACAGATCTACCGCAATGTCGTGTCAATCGAAAAGAGAAACGCAGACGCTTGGGTATACCTTGGCATCGCATTATTCGATCAACGACTTTTCGACGAATCGGTTGCTGCTTATCGCAAGGCCATCGACATTCGCCACCAGTTTCCAATTGCCTGGAACAACATGGGAAACTCGTTGCGAATGCTCGGACGAACAGAAGAAGCGGATGACTGCTTCGAAACGTCACTTCAACAAGACCCCCATTATCTTTCGGCACTCAAGAATCGCGGTACGCTTTGGATTTGGAGCGGCGAGATTGAACGCGGGATGCATTGGTATCAACGAGGCCTGGAAGTGTCACCCGACCATGCAGAACTGCACCGCAATATCGGAGTGATTGAACTTCTAAGAGGAAACTACGAAAGAGGATGGAAGGAGTATCGTTGGCGTTGGAAGATGCCGGGCCTGACACGTCCGCAAACGAATGCCAAGCCATGGCGAGGCGAAGCTCTCGATGGGAAGTCGCTTCTGCTGTATCCCGAGCAGGGTCTGGGCGATGCCATTCATTTTGTTCGAGTCGCTCATGACTTAAACCGGCTCGGGGCGCGAGTGACGTTACAGTGCTCGGAAAAGCTGATCAGTCTGTTTTCCTCAACGGTCGAATCACTCGGCGTTGATGGACTGGTCATTGATTCCATCGCGGCGCCGCCGACGGACTATCAAGCGTCGATGATTGAAGTGGTCGACAATTTGTTTGAAACGACGAAAGCAGTTCCCTACGGGAATGGACTCTTTGACGAGGGTGAAGGCTACTTGCGAGTTTCAGATCCATTGGTGCAATACTGGAAACGATGGTTCGATGAACATCTACCTCGAACGCAAGACAAACCACTTCGCGTTGGGTTGAACTGGCAAGGAAATCCAGAACATCACGCGGATATCTATCGCAGCCTCCCGCTCGACGCTTTCCGCGATCTTGCCGCGCTTCCGATCCAGTTAGTCAGCTTGCAGTTTGGTTTCGGCAGCGAACAAATCGAATCATGCGATTTCGCGTCGCAGATAGCCGAACTTCCTAGCGACGTCGATCGAGACGACGGCGCTTTCACCGACACAACGGCGATCCTTAGCAATCTTGATTACGTCGTGACATCGGATACTGCGATTGCCCACTTAGCGGGCGCGACCAACACGCGATCCCATCTACTGCTGGGCCGAGTTCCCGATTGGCGATGGTTGACCTCCGGAACATCTACACCGTGGTACCCTTCGATCACTATGCATCGGCAAAGCGAGCTAGGTGATTGGTCAGATGTCGTATCAAGCGTGCGGGAGACGCTGGCCTAA